In a single window of the Bacillus mycoides genome:
- the trmL gene encoding tRNA (uridine(34)/cytosine(34)/5-carboxymethylaminomethyluridine(34)-2'-O)-methyltransferase TrmL, with amino-acid sequence MGVHVVLYQPEIPANTGNIARTCAATGTELHLIRPLGFSTDDKMLKRAGLDYWQHVKVTYYDSIEEFYEKNKDGEFFYLTKYGEKAHTAFDYSKREKDYYFVFGRETNGLPANVIEENFDHCLRIPMTDKVRSLNLSNTAAILIYEAFRQQNYPGLDLEIVY; translated from the coding sequence GTGGGAGTACATGTTGTTTTATATCAACCAGAAATTCCAGCAAATACAGGAAATATTGCACGTACTTGTGCAGCAACTGGAACAGAATTACATTTGATTAGACCGCTTGGATTTTCAACGGATGACAAAATGTTAAAGCGTGCAGGATTAGATTATTGGCAGCACGTAAAAGTTACGTATTATGATTCAATCGAAGAATTTTATGAAAAAAATAAAGATGGTGAATTCTTTTATTTAACAAAGTATGGCGAGAAAGCTCATACAGCATTTGATTATAGCAAACGTGAGAAGGATTACTATTTCGTATTTGGAAGAGAAACAAATGGATTACCAGCTAATGTAATTGAAGAAAACTTCGATCATTGTTTACGTATTCCAATGACGGATAAAGTACGTTCATTAAATTTATCTAATACAGCAGCAATTTTAATTTATGAAGCGTTCCGTCAACAAAATTATCCAGGATTAGATTTAGAAATCGTGTATTAA
- a CDS encoding amidase domain-containing protein — protein sequence MVVKANIEKQVQQFLAYITEKRTDVDGIAVDLLQMVQRKKQLFQKRSAHIVKATADISFVRQLNSNEHQEIDYQIHLKYLIKHKELFYIEEEQLKRRVCLKNSCIIDDYALEVSEEIGIGETLEREVTKEKYGSYQYNRLEAVKYAERWWDDRNSAYRNFPDNCTNFISQCLHTGEVPMNGHPNIRKGWWQRGNQWSWSWAVAHSFYWYLSGATTGLRAEAVERPEDLILGDVIAYDFEDDGRWNHTTIVVAKDADGMPLVNAHSANSRRRYWNYEDSSKYTPQMKYKFFHIING from the coding sequence ATGGTTGTAAAAGCGAATATTGAAAAGCAAGTGCAACAGTTTTTAGCATATATAACAGAGAAACGAACAGATGTAGATGGTATTGCAGTAGATTTGTTACAAATGGTACAGAGAAAGAAACAATTGTTTCAAAAGCGTAGTGCACATATAGTGAAAGCAACTGCAGATATTTCTTTCGTTAGACAATTAAATAGTAATGAGCATCAAGAAATTGATTATCAAATACACTTGAAATATTTAATTAAGCATAAAGAATTATTTTATATCGAAGAGGAACAATTAAAACGACGAGTTTGTTTAAAAAATAGTTGTATAATAGATGATTATGCTCTTGAAGTGTCAGAAGAAATAGGAATAGGTGAAACGTTAGAACGGGAAGTCACGAAAGAAAAATACGGTTCATATCAATATAATCGTTTAGAGGCAGTGAAATATGCAGAGCGTTGGTGGGATGATCGCAATTCTGCATACCGTAATTTTCCGGATAATTGTACAAATTTCATTTCACAATGTCTGCACACTGGAGAAGTACCGATGAATGGACATCCTAACATTCGTAAAGGGTGGTGGCAAAGGGGAAACCAGTGGAGTTGGAGCTGGGCTGTAGCACACTCTTTTTATTGGTATTTGTCAGGTGCTACAACAGGGCTTCGAGCAGAAGCAGTAGAAAGGCCAGAAGACCTTATTCTTGGCGATGTAATTGCGTATGATTTTGAGGATGATGGTAGGTGGAATCATACGACAATTGTAGTAGCAAAAGACGCAGATGGTATGCCGCTTGTAAATGCACATTCAGCGAATAGCCGCAGGCGTTATTGGAACTATGAAGATTCTAGTAAATATACACCACAAATGAAATATAAATTCTTTCATATTATTAATGGGTAG